In one Pseudomonas purpurea genomic region, the following are encoded:
- a CDS encoding multidrug/biocide efflux PACE transporter has translation MSTQKSFSERVFQAIGFELLAVLLCTPLLAWLMDKPVVDMGVATIAIGLIALAWNVVFNGLFDRLLKRLALAPSAWTRVLHALLFEGGLVAVSVPLIAWWLNVGLMQALILDIGVLLFFLPYTYIYHWAYDVLRARMLERRMA, from the coding sequence ATGAGCACCCAGAAATCTTTTTCCGAACGTGTTTTTCAAGCCATTGGTTTCGAGCTGTTGGCGGTCTTGTTGTGTACGCCGCTGCTGGCGTGGCTGATGGACAAACCCGTGGTCGACATGGGCGTCGCGACGATTGCCATTGGCTTGATCGCCCTGGCCTGGAACGTGGTGTTCAACGGTTTGTTCGACCGTCTGCTCAAACGCCTGGCGCTGGCCCCGAGTGCCTGGACCCGGGTCTTGCACGCCTTGCTGTTTGAAGGCGGGCTGGTGGCGGTCAGTGTGCCGCTGATTGCCTGGTGGCTGAACGTCGGCCTGATGCAGGCGTTGATCCTGGATATCGGTGTGTTGCTGTTTTTCCTGCCGTACACCTACATCTATCACTGGGCGTATGACGTGCTGCGGGCGCGGATGCTGGAACGGCGGATGGCCTGA
- a CDS encoding GNAT family N-acetyltransferase, with translation MTTQLVPYEHLNAVQRLQVEAIEIHPQQKQFSGDIHGALHSLGGTPTDSIKGFALLHEDVPVAFLLLKRPPFLPDWASEDTATLHALQVDHRLQGKGLGKACLQALPDVARQAWPQIKGLELSVDAHNESALGLYFKQGWVDRGEAYKGRIGYERRMALAF, from the coding sequence GTGACTACCCAGCTCGTTCCCTACGAACACCTGAACGCCGTTCAGCGCCTGCAAGTCGAAGCCATCGAAATCCATCCGCAGCAAAAGCAGTTTTCCGGTGACATTCACGGCGCCCTGCACTCACTGGGCGGCACGCCCACTGACAGCATCAAGGGCTTCGCCCTCCTTCACGAAGACGTTCCCGTCGCGTTTCTGCTGCTCAAGCGCCCGCCGTTCCTGCCGGACTGGGCCAGTGAAGACACCGCCACCCTGCACGCCCTGCAAGTCGACCATCGCCTGCAAGGCAAGGGCCTGGGCAAAGCCTGCCTGCAAGCCCTGCCCGACGTGGCCCGCCAGGCCTGGCCGCAGATCAAGGGGCTGGAGTTGTCGGTGGACGCCCACAACGAGTCGGCATTGGGGCTGTACTTCAAGCAAGGCTGGGTTGATCGCGGCGAAGCCTACAAGGGCCGGATCGGCTACGAGCGACGCATGGCCCTGGCCTTCTGA
- a CDS encoding N-acetyltransferase has translation MNSSSTVIRQVLPADLDRCFAIETQAYEGDEAATREKIAARIATWPQGFIVAEVDGVVAGFINSGAAFVVEMADEAFKELIGHDPQGPHVVIMSVVVHPDFQGQGLARHLMQAFIARMREQGKASIHLMCKERHVPLYAGFGFVYLKASDSDHGGMAWHEMALTL, from the coding sequence ATGAACTCATCCTCGACCGTCATTCGCCAGGTATTGCCCGCTGACCTGGACCGTTGTTTTGCCATCGAAACCCAGGCCTACGAAGGTGACGAAGCGGCGACCCGGGAAAAGATCGCCGCGCGCATCGCCACCTGGCCTCAGGGCTTTATCGTCGCCGAGGTGGACGGGGTGGTCGCCGGGTTTATCAATTCCGGTGCGGCGTTTGTGGTGGAAATGGCCGATGAAGCCTTCAAGGAGTTGATCGGTCACGACCCGCAAGGCCCGCACGTGGTCATCATGTCGGTGGTGGTGCACCCGGACTTTCAAGGGCAGGGCCTGGCCAGGCACCTGATGCAGGCGTTCATCGCCCGGATGCGCGAGCAGGGCAAGGCGAGCATCCATTTGATGTGCAAGGAGCGACATGTGCCGCTCTACGCCGGGTTTGGTTTCGTCTACCTCAAGGCTTCGGATTCCGACCACGGCGGCATGGCCTGGCATGAGATGGCACTGACACTCTGA
- a CDS encoding LysR family transcriptional regulator, producing the protein MASHEVLLAFVQAATQGSFSAAARKLGKSQSTISAAVASLEIDLNVTLFDRSSRKPGLTPAGHVMLQRAEDILAATSRLEMTAAQLSGGVEPKLTVAISDTYQSDRFESVLSAFEQRYPDLELECLIAECDDLVALVQRGRAQIAFAEMQAIYPADLNSATLDERTEIALFVSREHPLASVATIDQQVLQQHRELRLATIVNPYETRARGRVWSAPSYLMLLEMAQGGFGWAPLPRWLVERFGAGTLLELKVRGWPKPVAIDALWSRLHPPGAAGSWLLAKMLE; encoded by the coding sequence ATGGCCTCACATGAAGTCCTGCTGGCATTCGTCCAGGCGGCGACCCAAGGCTCGTTCTCAGCGGCGGCGCGCAAACTGGGCAAAAGCCAGTCGACCATCAGCGCGGCCGTTGCCAGCCTGGAAATCGACCTGAACGTGACGCTGTTCGACCGCAGCAGCCGCAAGCCCGGCCTGACCCCGGCCGGCCACGTCATGTTGCAACGCGCCGAAGACATCCTCGCCGCCACCAGCCGCCTGGAAATGACCGCCGCCCAGCTGTCCGGCGGGGTCGAACCGAAACTGACCGTGGCGATTTCCGACACTTACCAATCGGACCGTTTCGAATCCGTACTCAGCGCCTTCGAACAGCGTTACCCGGACCTGGAACTCGAATGCCTGATTGCCGAGTGCGATGACCTGGTGGCGCTGGTCCAACGCGGTCGAGCGCAGATCGCCTTTGCCGAAATGCAGGCCATTTACCCCGCGGACCTGAACAGCGCGACCCTCGACGAGCGCACGGAAATCGCCCTGTTCGTCTCCCGCGAACATCCACTGGCGAGCGTGGCGACGATCGACCAACAGGTCCTGCAACAGCACCGCGAGTTGCGTCTGGCAACCATCGTCAACCCATACGAAACCCGCGCTCGCGGACGAGTCTGGTCGGCGCCGAGTTACTTGATGCTGCTGGAAATGGCCCAGGGCGGTTTCGGTTGGGCACCCTTGCCGCGCTGGCTGGTGGAACGTTTCGGCGCAGGGACGCTGCTGGAGCTCAAGGTGCGTGGCTGGCCGAAACCGGTGGCGATCGATGCGCTCTGGTCACGGCTGCACCCACCGGGGGCGGCGGGGAGTTGGTTGCTGGCCAAGATGCTTGAGTGA
- the alaC gene encoding alanine transaminase: MADQGSPRRFARIDRLPPYVFNITAELKMAARRRGEDIIDLSMGNPDGPTPPHIVEKMVTVAQREDTHGYSTSKGIPRLRRAISRWYKDRYEVDIDPESEAIVTIGSKEGLAHLMLATLDQGDTVLVPNPSYPIHIYGAVIAGAQVRSVPLIPGVDFFAELERAIRGSIPKPKMMILGFPSNPTAQCVELDFFERVIALAKQYDVLVVHDLAYADIVYDGWKAPSIMQVPGAKDIAVEFFTLSKSYNMAGWRIGFMVGNPELVNALARIKSYHDYGTFTPLQVAAIAALEGDQQCVKDIAEQYRQRRNVLVKGLHELGWMVENPKASMYVWAKIPEAYAHMGSLEFAKKLLADAKVCVSPGVGFGEYGDDHVRFALIENQDRIRQAVRGIRGMFRADAAAG; this comes from the coding sequence ATGGCCGACCAAGGTTCGCCGCGCCGCTTTGCGCGCATAGATCGACTCCCCCCTTACGTATTCAATATCACTGCCGAGCTGAAGATGGCCGCCCGTCGTCGTGGCGAAGACATCATCGACTTGAGCATGGGCAACCCCGACGGCCCGACCCCACCGCACATCGTCGAAAAAATGGTCACCGTTGCCCAGCGCGAAGACACCCACGGTTACTCCACGTCCAAGGGCATTCCGCGCCTGCGTCGGGCCATTTCGCGTTGGTACAAGGACCGTTACGAGGTCGATATCGACCCGGAAAGCGAAGCCATTGTCACCATCGGTTCGAAGGAAGGCCTGGCACACTTGATGCTCGCCACCCTCGATCAGGGCGACACCGTGCTGGTGCCTAACCCGAGCTACCCGATCCACATCTACGGCGCAGTGATTGCCGGCGCGCAAGTGCGTTCGGTGCCGCTGATTCCGGGCGTGGACTTCTTCGCCGAACTGGAACGGGCCATTCGCGGTTCTATTCCGAAGCCGAAAATGATGATCCTCGGCTTTCCGTCCAACCCGACCGCGCAGTGCGTGGAGCTGGACTTCTTCGAGCGGGTGATCGCCCTCGCCAAGCAGTACGACGTGCTGGTGGTTCACGACCTGGCCTACGCCGACATCGTCTACGACGGCTGGAAAGCGCCGTCGATCATGCAGGTGCCGGGCGCCAAGGACATCGCGGTGGAGTTTTTCACCCTGTCCAAGAGCTACAACATGGCGGGCTGGCGGATCGGTTTCATGGTCGGCAACCCGGAACTGGTCAACGCCCTGGCGCGGATCAAGAGCTACCACGACTACGGCACGTTCACCCCGTTGCAGGTCGCAGCCATCGCGGCACTGGAAGGCGATCAGCAATGCGTCAAGGACATCGCCGAGCAATACCGGCAACGCCGCAACGTGCTGGTCAAGGGCCTGCATGAACTGGGCTGGATGGTCGAAAACCCAAAAGCCTCGATGTACGTCTGGGCCAAGATCCCCGAGGCTTATGCGCACATGGGCTCGCTGGAGTTCGCCAAAAAACTGCTGGCCGACGCCAAGGTATGCGTCTCGCCGGGCGTGGGCTTTGGTGAGTACGGTGACGACCACGTGCGCTTCGCACTGATCGAAAACCAGGACCGGATTCGTCAGGCAGTGCGCGGGATTCGCGGGATGTTCCGGGCGGATGCTGCTGCGGGCTGA
- a CDS encoding TylF/MycF/NovP-related O-methyltransferase translates to MTKRRITPAEAQYNETRAGVLKRVDAEYVADAPFVFANRIGVTAALSRMELFKKVAEIPGAIVECGVYKGNSLMLYMHLSMILEPYAINRSIVGFDTFEGFQSINKDEDPADVNETMFSDTDQSLIQDMIDANDLLRPVNRIPRCELVKGDICKTAPEWVKSRPDLVVAMLILDTDLYESTKVALETFLPYMPKGAIVVLDEVAYRNFPGETKALREVFDLNKIELKRLPFDSCVGYFHV, encoded by the coding sequence ATGACCAAGCGTCGCATTACGCCTGCCGAGGCCCAATACAACGAAACCCGCGCCGGCGTTCTCAAGCGGGTCGACGCCGAGTACGTGGCCGATGCCCCTTTCGTGTTCGCCAACCGCATCGGCGTGACTGCCGCGTTGTCGCGCATGGAACTGTTCAAGAAAGTGGCCGAGATCCCGGGTGCCATCGTCGAGTGCGGCGTGTACAAGGGCAACTCGCTGATGCTCTACATGCACCTGTCGATGATCCTGGAACCCTACGCGATCAACCGTTCGATCGTCGGCTTCGACACCTTCGAAGGCTTCCAGAGCATCAACAAGGACGAAGACCCGGCCGACGTCAACGAGACCATGTTCTCCGACACCGACCAGTCGCTGATCCAGGACATGATCGACGCCAACGACCTGCTGCGTCCGGTCAACCGCATCCCGCGTTGCGAGCTGGTCAAGGGCGACATCTGCAAGACTGCACCTGAGTGGGTCAAGTCCCGTCCGGACCTGGTCGTGGCCATGCTGATCCTCGACACCGACCTGTACGAGTCGACCAAAGTCGCGCTGGAAACCTTCCTGCCCTACATGCCAAAAGGCGCCATCGTCGTACTGGACGAAGTGGCCTACCGCAACTTCCCGGGCGAAACCAAAGCCCTGCGCGAAGTGTTCGACCTGAACAAGATCGAACTCAAGCGCCTGCCATTCGACTCCTGCGTGGGCTACTTCCACGTTTGA
- a CDS encoding SRPBCC family protein: MSLPGAGRQPAEHELSISRLIDAPRRKLFRAWTEPALLAQWWGPHGMTTPECEMDLWVGGQFRTLMRAPDGSEYPTSGVFLEIVAPQRLVFTDAFTPGWTPSGKPFMTAEVTFEEVDGKTLYTARAMHWSEEDRQAHEAMGFHEGWGQSLDRLVTLVTTGMPD; encoded by the coding sequence ATGAGTCTTCCCGGAGCAGGCCGCCAGCCTGCCGAGCATGAGTTGTCCATCAGCCGTTTGATTGATGCGCCGCGCCGCAAACTGTTCCGCGCCTGGACCGAGCCTGCGCTGCTCGCCCAGTGGTGGGGACCTCACGGCATGACCACACCGGAGTGTGAAATGGACCTGTGGGTCGGCGGTCAGTTTCGCACCCTGATGCGTGCGCCGGACGGCAGCGAGTACCCGACCAGCGGCGTGTTTCTGGAGATCGTCGCGCCGCAACGGCTGGTCTTCACCGATGCGTTCACACCAGGCTGGACTCCCTCGGGCAAGCCGTTCATGACCGCCGAAGTGACGTTTGAGGAGGTCGACGGCAAGACCCTCTACACCGCCCGCGCCATGCACTGGAGTGAAGAGGACCGCCAGGCCCACGAAGCCATGGGGTTCCATGAGGGCTGGGGGCAAAGCCTGGACCGCTTGGTGACGCTGGTAACCACGGGCATGCCCGACTGA
- a CDS encoding SgcJ/EcaC family oxidoreductase, with the protein MNAPTENTEIQALIETYRQAVITKDVEKVMGLYADNIVSFDAVSALQFKGKVAYRAHWEACMTMCPGPHVFEFHQMDIVTAQDMAFAHWLAHCGGTDDKGETKACWMRVTAGYQRVGGQWRIVHEHWSAPFDMVSGAVLFDLHP; encoded by the coding sequence ATGAATGCGCCAACCGAAAACACTGAAATCCAGGCCCTGATCGAGACCTACCGTCAGGCGGTCATCACCAAGGATGTGGAAAAAGTCATGGGTTTGTACGCCGACAACATCGTGTCTTTCGACGCGGTCTCGGCGCTGCAATTCAAAGGCAAGGTCGCCTATCGGGCGCATTGGGAAGCCTGCATGACGATGTGCCCCGGCCCGCATGTGTTCGAGTTTCATCAGATGGACATCGTCACCGCTCAGGACATGGCCTTCGCCCATTGGCTGGCCCACTGTGGCGGCACTGACGACAAGGGTGAAACCAAGGCCTGCTGGATGCGCGTGACGGCGGGGTATCAGCGGGTGGGCGGGCAATGGCGAATCGTCCATGAGCACTGGTCGGCACCGTTCGACATGGTGAGCGGCGCCGTGCTGTTCGACCTGCACCCCTGA
- the aac(6') gene encoding aminoglycoside 6'-N-acetyltransferase — translation MITRCTHLQQTGWLTLRQALWSDSPPDQHLGEMASILSSPQRYIALTFSDQAGQVLGFAEASIRSEYVNGTQTSPVGFLEGLFVTPASRGQGVARALVAGVEQWSQALGCTELASDAALDNQASHAMHQALGFAETERVVYFRKAID, via the coding sequence ATGATTACCCGTTGCACCCACCTCCAACAGACCGGCTGGCTGACGTTGCGTCAGGCGCTATGGTCCGACAGCCCCCCGGACCAACACCTTGGGGAAATGGCGAGCATTTTATCCAGCCCCCAACGTTACATCGCCCTGACCTTCAGTGATCAGGCCGGTCAGGTGCTGGGCTTTGCCGAAGCGTCGATTCGCAGTGAATATGTCAACGGCACGCAGACCTCTCCAGTGGGGTTCCTGGAGGGGCTGTTCGTGACGCCAGCCAGCCGCGGGCAAGGTGTCGCCCGCGCGCTGGTGGCGGGGGTGGAACAGTGGTCGCAGGCATTGGGCTGTACGGAACTGGCTTCCGATGCGGCGCTGGACAATCAAGCCAGCCATGCCATGCACCAGGCGCTGGGTTTTGCAGAAACCGAGCGGGTGGTTTATTTCCGCAAGGCTATCGACTGA
- a CDS encoding YciI family protein has product MKYLCLVYSDEHLLHSLPESPHDAECMAYAESVQGSGRMLAAEALESVQTATTVRMRGGKLSITDGPFAETKEQLAGFYLIDAKDLNEAIQVAGKIPAARVGSVEVRPVRTLNP; this is encoded by the coding sequence ATGAAATACCTATGCCTGGTCTACAGCGACGAACACCTGCTGCACAGCTTGCCCGAGAGCCCGCATGACGCCGAGTGCATGGCCTACGCCGAGTCGGTCCAGGGCAGTGGGCGGATGCTCGCCGCCGAGGCGCTGGAGTCGGTCCAGACGGCCACCACGGTGCGCATGCGCGGCGGTAAATTGTCGATCACCGATGGCCCGTTCGCCGAAACCAAGGAGCAGTTGGCCGGCTTCTACCTGATCGATGCCAAGGACTTGAACGAGGCGATTCAGGTAGCTGGCAAGATCCCGGCGGCCCGGGTCGGCAGCGTTGAAGTGCGCCCGGTTCGCACGTTGAATCCCTGA
- a CDS encoding GyrI-like domain-containing protein encodes MDEHKKGAVAAPRFETGHFLLIAGLGGRFSSDTTQDIPKLWDTFIPHIGKVPGQKGDVTYGICCNPDGKGGFEYIAGVEISKLDDLPELYRWIEVQPQHYAVFTHKGSLDTLAQTFQYIWKTWLPASGHEAADAPEFERYSEDFNPQTGDGVLEIWLPLKER; translated from the coding sequence ATGGATGAGCATAAAAAGGGCGCCGTCGCCGCACCGCGCTTCGAAACCGGGCATTTTTTGCTGATCGCGGGCCTGGGCGGGCGGTTCAGTTCCGATACCACGCAAGACATTCCCAAGCTCTGGGACACATTCATTCCGCACATCGGCAAGGTGCCGGGGCAAAAAGGCGATGTGACCTACGGCATCTGCTGCAACCCGGATGGCAAGGGCGGGTTTGAGTACATCGCGGGCGTTGAAATCAGCAAGCTCGATGACCTGCCCGAACTCTATCGCTGGATCGAAGTGCAACCCCAGCACTACGCGGTCTTCACGCATAAGGGGTCGCTGGATACCCTGGCGCAAACCTTTCAGTACATCTGGAAAACCTGGCTGCCGGCATCTGGCCATGAAGCGGCCGATGCGCCGGAGTTCGAGCGTTACAGCGAGGACTTCAACCCGCAAACCGGCGATGGCGTGCTGGAAATCTGGCTGCCGCTCAAGGAACGTTGA
- a CDS encoding pyridoxamine 5'-phosphate oxidase family protein, translated as MLTTLEQLEAIYGLPHDRAVRKQIPFLNQDYQAMVRASPLVIVSSVSPEGMDASPRGDAPGFVRIIDDQTLAIPDRPGNNRIDTLRNLIVDSRVGLLFIIPGIGETLRVNGTATISDDPELLESFAVNGKPARTVILVTVQAAYFHCSKAIVRSDLWNPENYLDRSALPTAGAFHKRLNDGQFDAEAYDREAPIRALNSLY; from the coding sequence ATGCTGACCACCCTTGAACAACTGGAAGCCATCTACGGCCTGCCCCACGACCGCGCGGTGCGCAAGCAAATCCCCTTTTTGAACCAGGACTACCAGGCCATGGTGCGAGCCTCGCCCCTGGTGATTGTGAGTTCGGTCAGCCCCGAGGGCATGGATGCGTCGCCACGGGGCGATGCGCCGGGTTTCGTGCGGATCATCGACGACCAGACCCTGGCCATCCCGGATCGCCCCGGCAACAACCGCATCGACACCCTGCGCAACCTTATTGTCGATTCACGGGTGGGGTTGCTGTTCATCATTCCGGGGATCGGCGAAACCTTGCGGGTCAACGGTACGGCCACTATCAGCGATGACCCCGAGCTGCTGGAGAGCTTTGCCGTCAACGGCAAACCGGCACGCACGGTGATTCTGGTGACCGTGCAAGCGGCGTATTTCCACTGCTCCAAAGCCATCGTCCGCTCGGACTTGTGGAACCCGGAAAACTACCTGGACCGCTCCGCCCTGCCAACGGCGGGCGCCTTCCACAAGCGCCTGAACGACGGCCAGTTCGATGCCGAAGCCTACGATCGGGAAGCCCCGATCAGAGCGCTGAACAGCCTCTATTGA
- a CDS encoding LysE family transporter translates to MEFSSGFLLSLSLCLDIGVANIAMITLAMQRGYFQGFALGLGTCVGDLVYAVLALAGMTVLLQYSAVRWVLWVGGSVLLLYFAARMIYSAIHHSAVLAEAGEVKGGSHRREFFRGIFLAMSSPSAILWFAAVGGTLIARSGGGSLASAGLFLAGFFCAGLLWCVALCLAATQGGKLLGDKLLRYSYLASAAIFCYFAVYVIISGYQEFVGTSGVVELPGL, encoded by the coding sequence ATGGAGTTTTCCAGCGGATTTTTGCTGAGCCTTTCACTGTGCCTGGACATTGGCGTGGCTAACATTGCGATGATTACCCTGGCCATGCAGCGCGGGTACTTTCAAGGCTTCGCATTGGGGCTTGGCACCTGCGTCGGCGATCTGGTCTACGCGGTGCTGGCGCTGGCGGGCATGACGGTGCTGTTGCAGTACTCGGCGGTGCGCTGGGTGTTGTGGGTGGGTGGCTCGGTGTTGTTGCTGTATTTCGCGGCCAGGATGATCTACTCGGCGATCCATCACAGTGCCGTGTTGGCTGAGGCCGGTGAGGTGAAGGGCGGTTCTCATCGCCGGGAGTTTTTCCGTGGGATTTTTCTGGCGATGTCGTCACCCAGTGCCATTTTGTGGTTCGCGGCGGTGGGCGGGACGCTGATCGCCCGCTCCGGTGGTGGCAGCCTGGCCAGCGCCGGGCTGTTTCTGGCAGGGTTCTTTTGCGCGGGGCTGCTGTGGTGTGTGGCGCTGTGCCTGGCGGCGACCCAGGGTGGCAAGTTGCTGGGCGACAAGCTCCTACGCTACTCTTATCTGGCATCTGCAGCGATCTTCTGCTATTTCGCGGTGTACGTGATTATTTCCGGTTATCAGGAATTTGTCGGGACGAGCGGTGTGGTTGAACTTCCCGGTCTTTGA
- a CDS encoding RNA polymerase sigma factor, producing the protein MPGDPVRALVETVYRNESRRILATLIRLLGDFDLAEEALHEAFFVAVERWQRDGVPDNPRAWLVSTGRFKAIDGLRRRARFAAAQPALVAQLEELEDNDWSTDDVEDDRLRLIFTCCHPALAADAQVPLTLREVCDLTTEEIARAFLSAPATIAQRIVRAKAKIRDAKIPYQVPSMGELPERLDSVLRVIYLVFNEGYSASGGSELTREDLTREAIRLGRLLMELLPEPEVMGLLALMLLNESRRLARTSASGELIVLDEQDRSLWNAELMAEGCGLVERALSTRGFGPYCLQAAISAVHAEASSAQETDWPQIVGLYDVLLRAVPSPVIELNRAAALARRDGPLAGLLLIEGILARGDLLDYHLAHSARAEFCRQLGRTEEARAAYRRALELTRQAPERRFIERRLSELA; encoded by the coding sequence ATGCCGGGCGATCCGGTCAGGGCGCTGGTCGAGACGGTTTACCGCAACGAATCGCGGCGCATCCTGGCGACGTTGATTCGTTTGCTGGGCGATTTCGACCTCGCCGAAGAGGCCCTGCATGAAGCCTTCTTCGTCGCGGTCGAGCGCTGGCAGCGCGATGGCGTGCCGGATAACCCGCGTGCCTGGCTGGTGTCCACCGGGCGTTTCAAGGCCATCGACGGTTTACGCCGTCGAGCGCGATTCGCCGCTGCGCAACCGGCGTTGGTTGCGCAACTGGAGGAACTCGAAGACAACGATTGGAGCACCGACGATGTGGAGGACGACCGTTTGCGGCTGATCTTCACCTGCTGCCACCCGGCGCTGGCGGCGGACGCACAAGTGCCGTTGACGCTGCGGGAAGTCTGCGACCTGACCACCGAAGAAATCGCCCGGGCCTTTCTCTCGGCGCCAGCCACCATCGCCCAGCGTATCGTGCGCGCCAAAGCCAAGATCCGCGATGCAAAGATCCCCTATCAAGTGCCGTCCATGGGCGAATTGCCCGAGCGCCTGGACAGCGTGTTGCGGGTGATTTACCTGGTGTTCAACGAAGGCTATTCGGCGTCGGGCGGCAGTGAGTTGACCCGCGAAGACCTGACCCGCGAAGCAATCCGTCTCGGCCGCTTGCTGATGGAGTTGCTGCCGGAGCCCGAGGTGATGGGCCTGCTGGCGTTGATGCTGCTCAATGAGTCGCGTCGCCTGGCCCGGACCTCGGCAAGCGGTGAGTTGATCGTGCTCGATGAGCAGGACCGTTCACTGTGGAATGCCGAGCTGATGGCCGAAGGCTGCGGGTTGGTCGAGCGGGCGCTGAGTACCCGTGGTTTCGGCCCCTACTGCCTGCAAGCCGCGATTTCGGCGGTGCATGCCGAAGCGTCCAGCGCGCAGGAAACCGACTGGCCGCAAATCGTCGGGCTGTACGATGTCTTGTTGCGAGCGGTGCCGTCGCCGGTGATCGAACTCAACCGCGCCGCCGCCCTGGCACGGCGCGATGGGCCGTTGGCAGGGCTGCTGCTGATCGAAGGCATTCTGGCGCGGGGCGACTTGCTCGACTATCACTTGGCGCACTCGGCGCGGGCCGAATTTTGTCGACAGTTGGGGCGCACTGAAGAGGCCCGGGCGGCGTATCGGCGCGCCCTTGAACTGACCCGGCAAGCGCCGGAGCGGCGCTTCATCGAGCGGCGCTTGAGTGAGTTGGCGTAA